The DNA sequence ATCGAAGAAAGAGGTTCAATCttcttttgaaaaatttaacTTTTTGCGTAGGTTTATTTTTCTTACCTGGTCAAACTCagatatttttttctttggtgAAATCGAGGGATGCTTCACAATATGTTTGGATCCAAAAACATCAAGAAGCTTTCGAATCGATAAAAACTTATCTTTCTAATGCACCTATCATGGCTATGGTTCGATCTTATTAGCCATTAAAATTATATGTTGTAGCTTCAACAAATACAATTGGGTATATACTTGCTCAAGATGATGATAATGGTAATGAAAGAGCAATTTATTAATTAAGTAGGGTTCTTTTTTATATCAAAACAAGATATTCTCCTATTGAAAAGTTGTGTTTATCGTTTTATTGTGCTTGTACTAAGCTTAAGTATTACATGATTGCAAAGACTATTCAATTTATTGTACAAATTGATCTTGTCAAATACATGTTGTCTTACCCAGTTTACATGGTCCAATAGACAAATGGATACTTGCTTTGACTGGATTTGATCTGCAATATGTTCCTGACTGCTAAAGGTCATGTCATTGCAGATCTTTTGGTTGATAAACCAGATGATCTTCATGACCAGGGGACAAATCAAGAGGAGAGTGTTGTTGAAGTCAAACTTTGGAAGTTATATTTTGATGGTTCGAAACACAAAAATAGTATTGGTATTGTAATTTTGATTATAACTGCAAATGGAATTCCATCGAAATTTCTCTTTGGGTTAAAATATCCATGTTCGAATAATGTGGCTGAGTATGAGACTTTAATATTAGGAGTAGAGATACTGATTAGTAAAGGAGCACAGAATGTTTTGATTTTTGGTGATTCTCAATTGGTGTTGGAAAAATTTAAGTGTACAAATGAAGTATTGCAAAAATATTTATCAATGGCGTGGGAATTATTGGTGTCATTTCGAAAGGTGATATTAACATATATTCCGaggattcaaaatgaaaaagcaaATGAGTTGGCTTAAATTGCTTCAAAGTATAAAATTTTTCCTAAGACATTAGAGAAATTGGTAAAGATAAAGGAAATTCTTATCCTTATCGAGGAACGTGAAATTTTGGTTATCAAAGATTGGAACGATGATGCTTAGAGAAAGTTAATTGCGTTGTATTTAGAGAATCCGAATGTTTAAGTTGATCGAAAAATAAGATTAAAAGTAATAAACTTTGTGATGGTAGGAGATGAGTTATATAGAAGAGGTGTCAAATGAATTCTTATGAGATGTTTGAGTAAGTCTGAAGCAATGATTGCTCTTGGAGAGGTTCATAATGGTATTTGTAGAGCACATCAGGCTGGAGAAAGAATGAAACAGGTATTACAGTGTGATAGAGTGTTTTGGACAACCATGATCAAAGATTGTATTGAGTATGCAAAGGCATGTCAATAGTATCAGAAACATGGTATAATACAACAATACCTACTGTTGAATTGCATTCGATAATCAAGCCTTGGCCATTTAGGGGTTGGGCTTTGGATTTAATTGATATGATTCATCCACCATCGCCGAAAAATCATAAATTCATTTTGGTAGCGATTGATTTGTTTACCAAATGGGTACTTTAAAAGAAGTTGGCCAAAATGAGATTATCAATTTTATCGAGAAAAATATTATACATCATTTTGGAATTTCTCAAACTTTAAGTACAAATCAGGGTACAATGTTTATTGGTCGACATATAAGTAATTTTGCACATCGAGAAATATAAAGATGGTGACTTCAACCCCGTATTACGCACAGTCAAATGGCCAGGTTGAGgctacaaataaaatttttaacaatttgATTAAGAAACATGTTGGTAGGAAGCCACGTAGTTGGCATAAGACATTAAATCAAGTTCTTTGGGCATATCAGAATTTTTCGAGGGGATCAACAAATACTTCGCTTTATAAATTAGTGTATGGTCATGATGCGGTATTGCCTTTGGAAATTAATCTTAATACTATGCGAGTGATGAAGCAAGATGATTTACCAATCGAGGATTATTGGAATGCTATGTTCGATGAGATGAATGAATTAGACAGTGAGCGTATTATGGCACTTGATAATCTTGTTCATAAAAAAAAGTATAGCTCGAATTTATAATCAACATGTGAAGCAAAAAGTTTTTGTCGATGGCGAGTtagttttaaaagttattttaccaatggaaaagaaatcaagggTTGATGGAAAATGGTCTCCTAATTAGGAAGGGACCTTATCAAGTGGTTAAGTTATATTCAGGAAATgcttataaaattaaaatgtcaAAACAGGTATAGAAATTAAATCTATTAATAGGAAGTATCTAAAACGATATAGATGTTttgaagaaaatatttacaaaaaaagGGAGTCCACTTAGATAACATAAAGATGATAAAGAGTTCAATAGACAATACAAAAGAACTTGAAAATCTTAGAAATCTTTACCGGTAAGGCTCTAATAATTCTTGCAAGGCAAATCGAAGACACACTCTTTCTTCGTCATAAGAACAGTAGACTCCAATCTCTTATGTTCTTCAAGTTGTATCTTCTcatattttcttctaatttcggCTCGAGTGTTCTCCATCTCACATAGTTCTCGAAACAgatctttcttcctcttttcagCTTTTAAGTAAGGACCTTCCAGCAAAGCTTCTTATTCATGAATTTCAGCAAGTTCTCTTTCGGGTTCCTCTCTGCGACGAGCTAGTTGTTCTCGAGTACTGGCAGTATTAGCAACATTTATTTCATACTTCTTGTAAGTTTTTTGTGTTAATGCAAAAGAAGTTTCTAGTTGCACAAATTCTGTTTCGATTTCTGTCATTCTTTTCTTGAAGTTAGTGAGCTTGTTGTGTGAGATGAATAAGTTGTTGGCAATTTTCTCGAAAATTTTCACCACTTTTGAGAAGTTGAAAGGAACTCAATATTCGAGAGAAGCACTCAGAATATCAGAGAATATGGAGTTTAAATCATCTCGATTTACCCATTCATCAATAATATGCTTCAAAAATTGAAGAATAGCTCCTAGCCCTTCGATAGCATGAGGAGTTAGTTCTTTAGGGAGCCCGTGTCCTGGTGATTCGTCAGTAGCCAATACTGGAGATGGAATTTCTATCTTATGAGAAATACTAAACATAGCAGAAAGAAGCTCATCTAAATCAGCTTCTGGTAGGCTAAAGGTTGTGGCTGATGGAGGTTGATGACTCTGTTGAGGCTGATCAGAAGCATGTCCAGCTTGATTGTCAGGATTGGGTGTATTATTGGTTTCTAGACTGGTGTGAGAAGTGGTTTTGCCTATTTCATCGTCTTTTTCAATTGGGATATCTTATTTAGAAGGAGAAGAAATAAGAGTGAGATCGACATTAATTTGGTGAGGAGAAAGTTCTTCTTTCATGTCTTGGACTTTTGGGAGATTTTCTTGATTTGGTTCATTTGAAAAATTTCCCTCTTCGATAGGCTGGACAACTTCTATGACAGGCTGGATGACTTCTTCGATAGGTTGTTCAATTTGTTCATCAGGTTGCTGGTTTCTTTGGTCAGTCTGCAAGTAATGTGATATCACATGGCCACTAGACGAAGAGTTCGAAGACTTTTCCTCCTTTTCATCGACCGGAGCTTTTGTTGTCGAAACCAGTGATGGTTTCTGAGGAAGTGTCTCGATTTGAAATTGTTTAGTTACAAAATTCGGTTTTAGATTTTAGGTTTCATTTAAATTCTCTGTAATTTCCTTTTCAGcaaattattttccttttgtaatgtattcttttcctttcttttgaattttaaattaacaattttaatttcaaatcatttcaACTTTGTTAAAGTTTACAttctatttcttttgcttttaaGTTCTtacttttttgcaattttttttcttttaatttaagcatttaaatttcagtttacacttctcttttttcttgattcttgattctGTTCAAAGAAGGATCTTTGATggataatttgaaaattagtACTCGTAAAGAAGAGTAAGTTTTACTCTTAGATAGTAAATATTAAACCAACTAAAAATCTATATAACACAACTGTATGAGAGAGTATTCACCTTATTAAAAAGAACGATAATCAAGTAAAATTGTTCCACTAACCACCTTAAATAATCAAAACCCTTGAGCTGTACTCGCCTAACCATCATTATGTCCACAACGCGTACAACACAATGACTATTATTCGCACCCCTTTTTCTTTGTGGCTTTCTTTTCCTCATTGCATGCTCCGTTTTGACTTTTGACTatgaaattgattttaaatttagGCAAATGTTCACCATCATTTCCAATTCTTATCTATTCTAATCTGGAAGTTAGGGTGtgctccattttttttttcaaacacaaGCAACAAATAATACATCTAATTTTCTGGCCTAGGTCTTTCTTTGCATTGTTTGCTAACTTATACTATAGCATTCAGCATGGGAAGATATATTTGAATTGTATTAAATGGAAGAAAAGTAAATGTTAACAGAAATTTAAGAAGCCAAAGAGACAAGAtctaacatcttttttttttttttttctgcacacAAGTTAGAAAAATCACATTTACCAATGGAATTATCAAACACAAATAACAACAGGACAAAGATATACAAAGAATATAGATATGTGTGACATTTTGAAAGCTTGCAGCATGTGCCTTCCCCACAACCTTTGCTGACAAGATCACATATTTAACAAAACATTAGTATGCAAACCCTCCAACTCATTTACTTCAGAGGCACCTAACACCCAAATCAAACTCAGAAAACCTAAACTACCCAACTCAAACCCAAGGTAGATATGTATATCAATCAGTTATGCTTCAAAATGCTCCAACCCAAAATTTGCCAGAGAGATTCCAAAAGCCATGCTCTCAAGAATAGTAAGTGGTGAAGGGGGAAATGTGAAATTGAGAAATATACTTTGTATACTCAAACCACTATAGCTTGGCCACTAACCGCATCATGAAGCTGAAGCGAACCATCCTTCATCAAATTTATGCTTAAGCTTTTGAATCTCTCCCTTGAATACTGCCTTGATGCTTTTCTCCAGTCAGTTCCTGTCTTCATCATGGCTACAAATTCGTCATAGCTGATTCGACCATCCTGTGAAAACCAGAAAATCGAAAATTGTTATATAGAATTTCAGAGAATCTTAGCAAGGTTTAGATAGGGTCAGAATCAAATTGGATCATAGTATTGAAAATGCTAGATGAGTTTTAGGTAATCAGAGTTGCTTCCTGAATAATAGCTATAGTTTTAGCCTAGTAGGAAGCACTTGCTACTCGACCCAACAACTATGCATAAATCTAACGAGTTATGAGTTTGAAAGCCAGACCTTGTCAGTGTCGACTTCTCGCATGATGTCATTCAATACATCCTTATCAGTTTCTCCAGTCTCATCCAGCAATGCTTCCTCTAGCTCATCTAACTCAATATAGCCACTCCCATCTTTGTCAAAAAACGTGAATGCTTTGCGGATATGCtcatcattctccattctttgCAAGTGAATCGTCACAGCTACAAACTCTCCATAGTCCAGTACTCCATTCCCATCAACATCAGCCTGAGCCATTGGTAGGAAATAAAAGTATCCTTGAATCACAAATTTTGATTACATTTACAATAACAATTCCACAATTGAGGCATCAATGGCAATTCATTTTCCAACCTATTTAGATGATCAAAGATaacttaaaaatgaaaaaattggtGGTATATGCAGCAGAAGCTAAATCAGTTTAATATCCATAAGTGAAGAACCTCAAATATTATTTTCATAAGCACCACATATCAGTGTAAAAATGAAACCTAAATAAGAACCAATTATCTAGCATATGGCAAGTATAGTTAATAGTGACAACCAAAGAAGTGAAACTGTACCAAACAATTGCATTATAGAAAGGTACACAGTTTGCAGAGGCCTACCACTTCCATCAGCATCCTTATCTCTGGCTCAGCCAATTGCGAACCAACCTTCTTCAACCCGGCCTTAAGTTCCTCGTACGTTACTTTGCCATCTCTGTCAGTATCCATCAATGTAAACATATCTTTGATTATTTCTACCTCTTCAACAGATAAATGTTCAGCAATCACCTGTAGCATTCATTTAAAGCAAACATAAAACACCAAAATAAAAACATTGTATATAGATATTAAGTCATCCATTATGCATAAACCACAATAGATGGTACTAACCCGAAGAGCTCTCTTTTTGAATCTGTTCATCACAGAGAACTGCTTAAGCCTTGTCCTCACAATATCTCCTAACGGAACATTTGAAGCTTTCTTTGCATTCTGTAGCCAGGAATGTTCTGCAACCATAATGACAGCAAATATCTTGAATCACTTTCTATAAACATTAAACTGAATCTCAATAAATTAACATTTTTtaacacaaatacacaatgaaATAGAAATATCTCCCAACGACAGAAGTTGTGCAAATCAATTTTAAGAGGGGGGTTATACAATTATCACATAAATCCCTTAAAACATTTTGGGGGACAAAATGGATGGGCCAATATCTGGAACCAAATGCAACACAACTGAGTGACTCACCAAGAACCTGCTCCGCTGTCAACCGCTTCTTAGGATCAGGCTCCAGCATCTGCCTCACGAGGCTCTTAGCACTATCTGATATCTGCGGCCATGGCTCCCTCTTGAAGTCAATCACTCCCCTCAAAATTGCTAATGCAACCCCTTGTTCGGtctctgcaaaaaaaaaaaaaaaaaaaaccccataaaaacaaaattaaactcaaaaacaAAACATGCCATGAAAATCTTTCCAAACTTCTTAAAATCGTTGGCagttaattataaatcaaataGACAAATACACACCTCACACAGAGTTTCTTTCGGACTTAGAAGTTAGAAGACACACACTCATTTTAGCATGTTGCCAGATTCAACTTGTATTTAGAATGATGGAAAACAAGAATCGAAATCTAGATCTTCTAATCATAGAATTCAGATACTCGGTGATAAACCATTTCTCGATTAGTAGAGAGACATAAATAGACAAAAGAGTAAATAAATCACCTGCCCAAAACGGAGGAACTCCACACAACAAAATATAAAGAATGACGCCAGCACTCCACACATCCACTTCGGGCCCATAGTTCCTCTTCAATACCTCCGGCGCCATATAGTACGGACTCCCAACGATCTCCGTAAACCTCTCTCCTGCAAAAACAAAACCATAACTGTCATCAGAACCGCCACAACTGCCACATacattgattgattttgaaaccGAAACAGTGCTTACCAGGCTTGAAGAACACGGAGAGTCCAAAGTCAATGGCCTTAAGAACCGAGTTCTCCTTCTTATTCGCAAACAAGAAATTCTCCGGCTTCAGGTCCCGATGCATGACACCGTTGACGTGGCACATCCTCACCACCTCTGCAATTGTCCTTGCCACGTTCGCCGCCGCCCGCTCGCTGTAGTGTCCTCTCGCCACGATCCGGTCAAAAAGCTCGCCGCCAGCACAAAGCTCCATCACAAGGTGAACGTTCTCGTCGTCCTCGTAAGTCGCCCTCAACTTCACCACGTTCGGGTGGTCAGGAAGCGCGTTCATGATCGCCACCTCCCGCCGGACGTCTTCCACGTCCACGGCGGTGCGAAGTTTCCGCTTCGAGATGGACTTGCAGGCTAGCTCCTGCTTTGTTTCCCGGTCCGTACAAAGGTACGTGATCCCGAACTCGCCCCGGCCCAGTTCACGACCCAAAACATACTTGTCCGTGATTCTGGTCCGGTGCGGGCCCACCGGAATCACGTCTTTCAGCACACGGATCGGGGCTGGGGAGTGCCGTAGTAGGCCTTCCTCAGCGAATGGGTTCGGGCGGGTTTTCTTGTCCTTACGGCCCTGGCCGTTGGGGTTTTTGTTGTTGTTCTCGTCAGAAACGGCGTCGTTTCCTCGCACGCATGCGTTGCAGTTGCCCATGGAGGTTTCTTAGAGGTTGCAAGTTCAGagcatgagagagagagagagaggggttttCTCGGGTTTTTGGAGATGACGTGACGTGTGTTTGAGTTTGTCGTGTTGTTGCCGCCGTCGGCCAGCGAGTTTTCCGGCGAGAATAAGAGATACAGacagagagaaaaaaagagatagaagtgaggagaaaagtcTATGCTGAAATTTTAGTAGGATTTTGTTTACAGgtggaatttattttttttccttgtataaagttttagattttttattctttttgttttccttttctttttcgtaGAATTTTTATTTGGATTCTAATGAACGAACAAAACACAACAACTCCACAAGTTGCGTTTTGGGACTGAGTTGACTGGGGAAAAACTTGTTTGACTCCGTGCATGATGATTCCCGTTCGCTTGTGCGTGTGCGTTTTTTTTTAGTTAagaatgaaatttattttttttggggtGAAAATTAAGAGTTTATAttatttaagttataatttattaggAGTATATTTAAAATGAACACAATATTTATGTGTTTATtggattatttaaattttttaaattttaaatttttattttaaaaaataaagtataatttattatttttgaattttttttttatattttcttttggtCTTATCTACGAAATAAATAGTAAGAAATtacattttattcttaaaatgaaattcaaaatttagaagatccaaatttcatatttatatatatcattaaattttattaaataaaagttaaagactaatataaaagaagagattaatggactctaataaatacaaaatattttaatacataaataaatactttaaatgacaATAATTTAATACACAGTATTTTAAATGATAACagaatattttattcttaaataattaaatataacacatataaatataaaaatatgagtattatttattcattaagattaattattatgcacgaaatttttataatattaaaaaattatattaagataatattttaaacggtaatataaaaatataaaataattaaaattttattttatattatctgataaataattaaattattatatttaaaatttattaactaactatttttgttaaaaatattatataatataattttttatcaaaatattttaaaaatataatttatttaaaatattacatataatatataaaaatattaatttttaatttttttaaaataaaataaataatataattctaaatacatacctattatattatatatttatttatatgaataagattaaactaatcaaatttaaataattaaaaattttatgttattttctctctctccctattgttattcttttaattttttaatataaataatcaagCCGTTTTATTTTTAAGGTGATgatgttattaaattattagtgTGCTTGGCTTAaggttaaaaaaattgagaatattttgtgaaaattttataTATCAAATTCGTCCGTTTAATATTATAATTGGTTAaagttattttaaatgttttcaaaaataaattacaattaccTTTGCTTTATAATATATAGAGTAAACTATCATttgtacccacgaaagttgaaaacaTTGATATATctactcataaaaaaaaaatatcatttgtacctataaaaaataatttttacaagcaaaattatccaaactctaaaaaattacctaaaatctctaaattacccttatcttcactaccacaccacctccttcacccaatcacctttctaaccctaaccctcttcaccCAGCGCTAGCAACTCTAGAGCCACAGTGCCCCCTTCTCCTCTTTTCACCGCCGACCACCTTCACCTACCGGGGCTACATCTCCTCATCACCGAACCAGTGCCCCTGACGAGCCACCGCGCCAGCCGCCACTACCGCAGTCCCTTTGCAAACCAAAATCGCGGTGAGCTCTCTTTCTTTCTGTCTCTttcaccatttttcttttctcccagAAAAAGTGAATCCAAATACATGAGGCTTCTGTGTTTGATTGTTCAGATTTGATCTTCTCTCCTTACTCTCTTCAcgagttaaaccccaaaatggtccctgagattGGCATTTTGCACCGAAATCGTCcttgagattccaattgcaccaattacgtccctgagattgaaaaaaatgcaccatagtagtccctgacccatttttcattaacgatgtgatgacatggcatgatgacgtggactgtaagtgacacgtgtcacttcatgatttggccacgtgtaatggtatgatgatgtggtgaccagtgacacgtggtATGTTGACGTGGATTGTTGTGCCatgtgtcacaatgttatttggccacgtgtccagttgtgccacgtgtcgcaacagtattcgtccacgtgtcatccattatgccatcgttgtatatgcaccaaattagtccctcactttgcattaagtgactcattttagtccctgaaattgaatgtcgtgcaccaaactagtcccttcatcaattttttctcatttttttctatatatttaaatttctcaatatttttgaatgcattcatttcaattctattttttcacacgTTCTTCGAATaaaagtgtttttataaaatattttttctcttgcgaaTACCATATTCGCCGACTTGGAGTTAACGTGAAGGCTTTTCAAGCACCTTCACTGCCATCTCCAACCTCTTtcagtacttttataaaatattttttttcttgcagATACCTCTAATAGCCGCCGttttggagttgacgtgaaggcatttcaagcttCCCTCATTatcatctccgacctctttcgtcTAGACTGCAGAGATCAAAAGTGGTAGTGAGGGTGGTTGAAGTGCCTTCAATCTAGCTCATTTATACATAACGAAAATGTgtatttcataagaaaaaaatatttattttaattattaatttcttgttaaaaacacatgtttttttatgaaaaaaatgtgtctaatcaatcatataattattttttttataataacatacttata is a window from the Arachis hypogaea cultivar Tifrunner chromosome 1, arahy.Tifrunner.gnm2.J5K5, whole genome shotgun sequence genome containing:
- the LOC112710654 gene encoding calcium-dependent protein kinase 10, coding for MGNCNACVRGNDAVSDENNNKNPNGQGRKDKKTRPNPFAEEGLLRHSPAPIRVLKDVIPVGPHRTRITDKYVLGRELGRGEFGITYLCTDRETKQELACKSISKRKLRTAVDVEDVRREVAIMNALPDHPNVVKLRATYEDDENVHLVMELCAGGELFDRIVARGHYSERAAANVARTIAEVVRMCHVNGVMHRDLKPENFLFANKKENSVLKAIDFGLSVFFKPGERFTEIVGSPYYMAPEVLKRNYGPEVDVWSAGVILYILLCGVPPFWAETEQGVALAILRGVIDFKREPWPQISDSAKSLVRQMLEPDPKKRLTAEQVLEHSWLQNAKKASNVPLGDIVRTRLKQFSVMNRFKKRALRVIAEHLSVEEVEIIKDMFTLMDTDRDGKVTYEELKAGLKKVGSQLAEPEIRMLMEVADVDGNGVLDYGEFVAVTIHLQRMENDEHIRKAFTFFDKDGSGYIELDELEEALLDETGETDKDVLNDIMREVDTDKDGRISYDEFVAMMKTGTDWRKASRQYSRERFKSLSINLMKDGSLQLHDAVSGQAIVV